The DNA window ACTGTTATTTCAAAAGTTCACGAATCATGTGCTATGTTTGCTCTTTAATTGGTGAAACTTCTTAAATGTTTAGCTTTAATCAAAGAACGTAGATAAAAATGTTTAGTCAACTCGGGTTAGTAAATAGGCCACTATAAAGTCTTGGACATCAGACGTATCGAATTCATATGCCCCTCAGCCCAAACAGTGCATCGACTGTAGTACACTGACTGAGAATCGAAGTTGTTTTACCCATCATTTTAGAATACAACAGAAATAAGCGGCTGTTATAAAACTAATGAAATAACAAGATGTGGGATAAAACAAAATAGAGAGAAGCCAATAAAGTATAGAACTATTATTTCTTCTATTCACATTAAAAACGATCAAGAATGCACCTCTATTTATATATACACTGAGGGGTTACAAATTAATTGTATAGGGAGATCAAACCGTGATCCATATTCTTTTATCTTTGGATGGATTCAATAGTAATAAATAAGCTTAATAAACATAGGAGAGTTTAATGGACATTCACTCCCatttaattgtttcataacactcccccttggatgtccattacacaaagaatatgcctcgttaaaaccttactagGGAAAAATCTAGTGGgaccaaaaaccctagtgaaggaaaaagagtacactattcttgtgtaATAATTTCTCCCCCTGATGCAAACATTATTTGAGATCTTTTAGCCGATGCATTCCAATATTTTTCACTAGTTTCTCAAATGTAGTAGTCGGCAATGCCTTGGTAAACAAATCTGCCAAATTATTATCTGATCGGATTTGTAGTACATCAATCTCACCATTCTTCTGTAAATCATGagtaaagaaaaattttgatgaaatgtgttttgtcCTATCTCCTTTAATATATCCTCCTTTTAATTGAGCTATGCAAGCTGCATTATCTTTATATAAAATTGTTGAAGGATTTTCCTTCTCAGAGGATAATCCACAACTCTTCCGGATGCAGTGGGTAATTGATCTTAACCAAACGCATTCTCGACTGGCCTCATGAATTGCTATTATTTCAGCATGATTTGATGAAGTGGCAGTTAAGGATTGTTTTGTAGAACGCCAAGAAATGGCTGTACCGCCACAAGTAAAGAGATAACCAATCTGAAATCGTGCTTTATGTGGGTCAGATAAATACCCAACATCAGCATATCCAAGCAATTCAGGTTtagatttatttgaataaaacaAACCAAGATCAATTGTTCCTTGGAGATAGCGAAATATGTGTTTAATACCATTCCAATGTCGTCTTGTAGCAAGAAactaaatcttgctaataaattCACAGCAAATGATATATCTGGTCTTGTACAATTAGTAAGATACATTAGTGCACCAAttgcactgagatatggtacttcaggacCAAGTATCTCTTCATATTCCTCTCGTGACCTAAAAGGATCCTTATTAGGATCTAGTGATCTGACGACCATTGGGGTACTTAATGTATGTGCTTTATCCATACAGAATCGCTTTAATACCTTCTGGGTATAAGCAGTTTGGTGGACAACAATTTCACCTTctaaatgctcaatttgtaaaccaaggcagaattttgtctttccaaaatctttgatctcaaattcttttttcaaatATCTGACATCCTTTTGGATCTCTTCAAAAGTTCCAATCAAATTGAAATCATCAACATATATAGCAATTAtaacaaaatttgatccatttttcttgataaaaacacatgGACATTTTGGGTCATTGATATAACCTTCTTTTAGTTAAGCATTCATTGAGGcggttataccacatacgtGCAGATTGTTTGAACCCATACaaagacctttgtaatttaatagaatacACATCTCTAGGATTTGATTTACATGCTTCAAGCATGTTAAATCCTTCAGGGATTCTCAtgtaaatatcattttcaagattttcataCAAATAAACAGTGACAACGTCCATCAGACGCATATCTAGTTTTTCATGCACTGCAAAACCTACGAGACACCTAAATGTGATCGTATCCACTACAGGTGAATAcgtttcatcataatcaaattcAGATCTTTGTGAAAAATCTTGAGCTACAAGTCTTGCTTTatatctcacaatttcatttttttcattcctttttctcacgaatacccatttatatccaaCTGGCTTTACACCTTCAGATGTTTGAACTACAGGTCCAAAAACTTGCCTTTTAGCCAGTGAATCTAATTCAGATTGTATCGCATCTTTCCATTTTGTCCAATCATTTCTATGGTGACATTCATCAACTGATCTAGACTCATGATCCTCGTCATCTatcataatatcaagtgctacattATATGCAAAAGTACTATCAGCAATTATTTCTCTTCGGTTCCAACTTTTTCTTGCAGTGGCAAAGtttattgaattttctataatttcattctttttAGGAGTTGACTCTTCGGGAGCTGGCTCTTCAGGAGCGACCTcttcaaaagattgaattttgtcactaattattgattcatttgattctcttttcttttcaggatttttatttttggacCCAAGAGGTTTCCCACGCTTCAGGCGTGCTTTAGATTCATTAGCACTTGTGATTTGTCCTTCAGGAACATTTATTTTAATCGGAGTATTTTCAGCAGGAATATATGACCTTGTGACTTTTCTGGAGTCACTAAATGCATCCGGCAATTGATTTGCAATATTTTGCAAATGTATGATCCTTTGAACTTCTAGTTCATATTCTTTTGTGCAAGGATCCAGGAaatccaatgaaatttttcaaacGATTTCCTTTTTCGGTTGATCTTTTCCTCTTCCTAATGTCGGGAAATGTGATTCATCAAAATGACAATTTGTAAATCTTGCAGTAAATAAATCACCTGTCAATGGCTCAATATACTTAACTATAGAAGGTGATTTATACCCGACATATATTCCCAATCTTCTTTGGGGGCCCAATTTACGACGTTGGGGTGGTGCAATAAGAACATAAATTGCACAACCAAATATTCGTAAATGGAAAATATTGGGCTCAGAACCAAATACTAATTGTAGGGAAGAATAATTATGATAACTAGTCGGCCTAATTCTCACAAGTGTTGCTGCATGTAATATAGCATGTCCCCAAGTAGATAAAGGAAGTTTAGACCTCATCAACAATAGTCTGGCAATTAATTGAAACCTTTTAATAAATGACTCGGCTAGACCATTTTGTGTGTGAACATAGGCTACAGGATGTTCAACAGTTATTCCAATGGACATGCAATACTCGTCAAAAGCATGTGACGAATATTCACCAGCATTATTTAGAcgaattttctttattagataATCTGAAAATTGTGCTCGCAGCTTAATTATTTGAGCAAGCAATCTCGCAAGCGCCAGGTTGCGAGTAGATAATAAACATACATGTGATCATCTAGTTGATGCATCAATTAGCACCATAAAATATCGAAATGGTCCACATGGTGGATCTACAGGTCCACATATATTACCATGAATTCGTTCTAGAAATGTAGGAGATTCAGTCCCAACTTTAACTTGTGATggtctaataattaattttcctTGGGAGCAAGCAACACAGGAGAATTCATTTGCTTTAAATaccttttgatttttcaatgagTGGCCATGCGAATTCTCGATTATTCGTCTCATCATTATAGATCCAGAATGTCCGAGACGATCATGCCAAATTATAAAATCATTAGGATGAGTAGACTTCTGGTCTATTAGGTGATGAATTTCAACAGCACTTATTTGTGCATAAtataagaaagaagaaaaagaaggtaaTTTTTCTAATACACATTTCTTCCCAGAAATAGTTTTTGTATAGTATttgtaattaataaaaattcaccatttgtcTCATTAATTGTCTCGATGTGATATCCATTTTGGTGGATATCTCTAAAACTCAATAAATTTCTTCGAGACTTGGGAGAGAGTAGTGCATTATTTACGACAATTTTAGTCCCTTTATGGAGAAATAGAGTGGCTCTTCCGGAGCCTGCAATCAATTTTGCACTACCACTGATGATATTAACATTTGTCTCTCCCATtttcaaataagaaaaatatttttatttttcaatatagTGTGCATAGTAGCACTATCAATGAGACAAATgtcatcatcattattatttaatcccaaatatttgacattcatttcttcttcaagaagaaaatttcaaacaaaaataaatattaataaagatgcgaaaataaatattaaataaaaagaaaattacatgaaagatataaagcatcataaAATATCTAAACAATCATAGGATATTTGTTGACATCTTTGGGATGTTCAAGGAAATCAGCTACATCGAGATGTGTCATATCAGCATCATCAGTATCATCATAATCATTCTTTTGGTCGATAAAATTTGTCTTGAcatttttgtctttctttttcaaagatGCTTGATAAAGGTCAACAAGGTGGTCAGCCGTACGACAGGTACGGGACCAATGACCTTCCATACCACACCGATagcatttttcttcataaactttcttttcttcattattCTGATCGTAGTTATGATTCCTCTTTTGGGGAATATTTTGTTGTTTGTCACGGTTATAATTTTCACGGGTCACAAATCTATTGCGATCACGTCTATGGCCACGGCCTCCTCCACGGCTACTTCTACGACCACATCCACGACCTCGAccagaatttt is part of the Coffea eugenioides isolate CCC68of chromosome 6, Ceug_1.0, whole genome shotgun sequence genome and encodes:
- the LOC113774248 gene encoding uncharacterized protein LOC113774248, with the translated sequence MFRITSQLSLCDEKVIDEDMLEKIFSTFHVSNMLLQQQYREKGFKKYSELIACLLLAEQNNELLLKNHESRPTGTSPFPEANATQFQNSGRGRGCGRRSSRGGGRGHRRDRNRFVTRENYNRDKQQNIPQKRNHNYDQNNEEKKVYEEKCYRCGMEGHWSRTCRTADHLVDLYQASLKKKDKNVKTNFIDQKNDYDDTDDADMTHLDVADFLEHPKDVNKYPMIV